One window of the Perca flavescens isolate YP-PL-M2 chromosome 5, PFLA_1.0, whole genome shotgun sequence genome contains the following:
- the areg gene encoding proheparin-binding EGF-like growth factor, which translates to MNPLILTCLLCFVVSGAQGSEATFSSELAGVTGGSASGEDLQSLLSDDDELEVDEEVSGTDNGNVSLIELHPSQDDKKKRKGKGNKRNKHKSTTPLNPEHTLFTNIYASTLSTMEDPCTSTHLGYCIHGYCKYIEGLQEPVCICMKGYDGERCGIQSLETVKTKPDQINNTELVQTVLVIIAVVLSVISCTAILLITCAHYRSHKNFLASYLGTGTEQEKLQKSMGEVVV; encoded by the exons ATGAACCCTCTCATCCTCACCTGTCTCCTGTGCTTCG TAGTCTCTGGTGCTCAGGGATCTGAGGCCACGTTCTCCAGTGAACTAGCTGGAGTGACCGGGGGTTCAGCCTCCGGGGAGGACCTCCAGAGTTTGCTGAGCGATGATGACGAGCTGGAAGTAGATGAGGAAGTTTCAGGAACAGACAACGGAAATGTCAGCCTTATTG AGTTACATCCCAGCCAAGATGATAAGAAGAAAAGGAAGGGCAAAGGCAATAAAAGGAACAAGCACAAGAGCACGACTCCGCTCAACCCCGAGCACACGCTCTTCACCAACATATACGCATCGACTCTTAGCACCATGGAGGATCCCTGCACCTCCACCCACCTGGGCTACTGCATTCACGGTTACTGCAAGTACATAGAAGGGCTACAGGAGCCAGTGTGTAT ATGTATGAAAGGTTATGACGGAGAGCGCTGTGGGATCCAATCTCTGGAGACAGTGAAAACCAAGCCCGATCAGATCAACAATACTGAGCTGGTGCAGACGGTCTTAGTGATTATCGCCGTGGTCCTGTCGGTCATCAGCTGCACCGCCATACTGCTCATAACATGTGCTCA TTACAGGTCACATAAAAACTTCTTGGCATCCTACCTGGGAACTGGGACAGAGCAGGAGAAGCTACAGAAATCTATGGGCGAGGTTGTGGTGTGA
- the LOC114556031 gene encoding granzyme A-like, with product MVFPREFSVFIACVVLLIVQSSHGSEIIGGKEVQPHSLPFMAWMESPYCGGILIDPTWVLTAAHCVNIKNVSLGVHSIKEMKKDSTQVRKVKRLVPHPCYDATDKVNDLMLVKLDKPVKQTKTVKVLKLGNTVKDPAAGTNCLVAGWGKTNNVAKTGSDVLMSVNVTVIDRVKCNSREYYGLKPVITSSMICAGSDGKKSADTCQGDSGGPLLCNGVLVGVTSFGKKCGLIKKPGVYSFLSEKQLNWIKTAMKKSEI from the exons ATGGTCTTTCCGAGGGAGTTCAGCGTTTTTATCGCTTGTGTGGTCCTCCTCATTGTCCAGTCAA GTCATGGTTCTGAGATTATTGGTGGGAAAGAAGTGCAGCCCCACTCGCTGCCTTTCATGGCTTGGATGGAGAGTCCATATTGTGGAGGGATCCTGATCGATCCAACATGGGTCCTGACTGCTGCCCACTGTGTTAA CATTAAAAATGTGTCTCTGGGGGTGCACTCCatcaaagaaatgaaaaaagattCCACGCAGGTCCGCAAGGTTAAGCGCCTTGTTCCTCATCCCTGCTATGATGCAACAGATAAGGTCAATGACCTTATGCTGGTCAAG cTGGACAAACCGGTGAAGCAAACCAAGACAGTGAAAGTTCTCAAGTTGGGTAACACCGTCAAAGATCCAGCAGCTGGCACCAACTGTCTTGTGGCTGGATGGGGAAAAACAAACAACGTTGCCAAGACAGGGTCGGATGTCCTGATGTCTGTCAATGTGACTGTGATTGACAGAGTGAAGTGCAACTCTCGTGAATACTACGGCCTTAAACCTGTTATCACTAGCAGCATGATATGTGCTGGATCAGATGGCAAAAAGAGTGCTGATACTTGTCAG GGTGACTCAGGAGGACCACTGCTGTGCAATGGAGTGCTCGTTGGTGTCACTTCATTTGGAAAGAAGTGTGGCCTGATAAAAAAGCCTGGAGTGTACTCTTTTCTCTCAGAAAAACAACTAAATTGGATAAAAACAGCAATGAAAAAGTCTGAAATATAA